A stretch of Flavobacterium sp. N2270 DNA encodes these proteins:
- a CDS encoding T9SS type A sorting domain-containing protein, protein MCVYSQETGLIANFTFNNTATSYINGETFIGASSYVADRNANSNSALSRSTGIAFTGINNIPIGGVARSISIWLLVNVSVGEIVPLEYGDGSTNSRFLISYSNFPTNNFAFGAPPFYQTTNYTITNGVWYHYVVTTNISGTVKQYVNGVLIGTYAGTINTSSTNTCFMQGGYNGAVDDLKIYNREISATEVVSLFNNNTTLSSQNFNQNNLEVALYPNPVNDVLNIETALELQSVEIYNIQGQKVLSYNQKQINVSNLAAGMYMVRIQDSDNNIATKKIVIK, encoded by the coding sequence GTGTGCGTTTATTCACAAGAAACAGGATTAATTGCAAATTTTACTTTTAACAATACCGCAACAAGTTATATTAATGGAGAAACTTTTATTGGAGCGAGTTCTTATGTTGCAGACAGAAACGCAAATAGTAACAGCGCATTGTCTAGAAGTACAGGTATTGCTTTTACAGGAATTAATAACATTCCTATTGGTGGTGTAGCAAGATCAATTTCTATATGGTTGCTTGTTAATGTGTCAGTTGGAGAAATAGTGCCTTTAGAGTATGGAGATGGATCAACTAATTCTAGGTTCTTAATTTCTTATAGTAATTTTCCGACTAATAATTTTGCTTTTGGAGCACCACCTTTTTATCAAACAACAAACTATACTATCACAAACGGGGTTTGGTATCATTATGTAGTTACAACAAATATATCTGGAACAGTGAAACAATATGTCAATGGGGTGCTAATAGGCACTTACGCAGGTACAATTAATACATCAAGTACTAATACTTGTTTTATGCAAGGAGGTTATAATGGGGCTGTGGATGATTTGAAAATTTATAATAGAGAAATTTCAGCTACTGAAGTGGTAAGCTTATTTAATAACAATACAACACTATCATCCCAAAACTTCAACCAAAACAACCTAGAAGTTGCCTTATACCCAAACCCAGTAAACGATGTTTTAAATATTGAAACAGCATTAGAATTACAATCAGTAGAAATTTATAACATTCAAGGGCAAAAAGTACTTTCATATAATCAAAAACAAATTAATGTTTCCAATTTAGCTGCAGGAATGTACATGGTTCGTATTCAAGATTCAGACAATAACATTGCAACTAAGAAAATAGTAATTAAATAG
- a CDS encoding LamG-like jellyroll fold domain-containing protein translates to MKTKLLLLFALLNSALSFSQIGFFNITTSSITNATATISVNVNTYNCTNSTFYLQYSTSSTFASNVTTITNSNTQTQTYTFNIASLNASTTYYYRFYSGYLQACNSTTITSGTTSFTTAAPPVVTLATISNVSSVVSPTSAIITYSLNANNGSTISDILYGLTSTLGTVIVGFPSSGNTTITGNVSITGLTPNTLYYYKIVGNNAAGNSYSATYTFTTSPSLPAIAEFNFNNTLYDVNGNTTFSNPNSNMFVEDRNGNANSAINMVNGSMGVSITGLPISNSTRSVSFWIKPITISTIDNNVFMYGSQVTNGAYGFSFKPTTINNYGWANDLTGSVIIPNNTWKHVVCTYNAVGFIRIYIDGVSVLTGSRPTWNTSSGSLFNLIGFDGYVDDLKIYNYAITPADVASLYTNNTLASQNFIQNNLEVSIYPNPVNDILNIETAIELQSVEIYNIQGQKVLSSNQKEINVSDLASGMYMVRIQDTDNNIATKKIVIK, encoded by the coding sequence ATGAAAACAAAATTACTTTTACTTTTTGCATTATTAAATAGTGCATTATCATTCTCTCAAATTGGTTTTTTCAACATTACAACAAGTTCGATAACCAACGCAACTGCTACAATCAGTGTTAATGTAAATACTTATAACTGTACAAATTCTACTTTTTATCTGCAATATTCCACATCTTCTACTTTTGCATCAAATGTAACAACAATAACAAATTCTAACACTCAAACTCAAACGTACACATTCAATATAGCATCGTTAAATGCTAGTACAACTTATTATTATAGATTTTATAGTGGTTATTTACAAGCTTGTAATTCTACAACTATTACTTCTGGAACTACTAGTTTTACAACTGCTGCTCCACCAGTAGTAACACTTGCAACAATTTCAAATGTTTCAAGTGTAGTGTCACCCACTTCAGCAATAATTACCTATTCTTTGAACGCAAATAATGGTTCAACAATATCTGATATTTTATACGGACTAACTTCAACTTTAGGGACAGTCATTGTTGGATTCCCTTCAAGCGGTAATACTACAATCACTGGTAACGTTTCAATTACCGGATTAACGCCTAACACTTTATATTACTATAAGATAGTAGGAAATAATGCAGCAGGAAATTCATATAGTGCTACTTATACTTTTACAACAAGTCCGTCATTACCAGCAATTGCTGAATTCAATTTTAATAATACGTTATATGATGTTAATGGAAACACGACTTTTTCAAATCCAAATTCAAATATGTTTGTTGAAGATAGAAATGGTAATGCAAATTCTGCTATAAATATGGTAAATGGTTCTATGGGAGTTTCAATAACTGGTTTGCCAATTTCAAATAGCACTAGATCAGTGTCTTTTTGGATAAAACCAATAACTATTTCAACAATTGACAATAATGTATTTATGTATGGATCACAAGTAACCAATGGTGCATATGGTTTCTCATTTAAACCAACAACTATCAATAATTATGGCTGGGCAAACGATTTAACCGGATCAGTAATTATTCCAAACAACACTTGGAAACATGTGGTGTGTACATACAATGCAGTTGGTTTTATAAGAATTTATATTGATGGTGTTTCAGTTTTAACTGGTTCTAGACCAACATGGAATACAAGTAGTGGTTCTCTTTTTAATCTCATTGGTTTTGACGGCTATGTTGATGACTTAAAAATCTATAATTATGCAATAACACCAGCCGATGTAGCCAGCTTATACACAAACAACACTTTAGCTTCTCAAAACTTCATACAAAACAACCTAGAAGTATCCATTTACCCAAACCCAGTTAACGATATTTTAAACATTGAAACAGCAATAGAATTACAATCAGTAGAAATTTACAACATTCAAGGGCAAAAAGTACTATCGTCTAATCAAAAAGAAATTAATGTTTCTGATTTAGCTTCTGGAATGTACATGGTTCGTATTCAAGATACAGATAATAATATTGCAACTAAAAAAATAGTAATAAAATAA